Proteins from a genomic interval of Arvicola amphibius chromosome 17, mArvAmp1.2, whole genome shotgun sequence:
- the Ifng gene encoding interferon gamma: MTATHCVLALLLCLTQAISDGEGTPIKEIETLKKYFNSTSSDVGEGGDLLFEILKNWQEDGDTKLIESQIISFYFKLFEALKDHETIQDSINTIKADLISNFFNNSEAKVNDFEKIAKIPVNDPQVQRKAVNELIKVMHRLSPKSSLRKRKRSRCCFGVGSRPNKNNPASAV, translated from the exons ATGACTGCGACACACTGCGTCTTGGCTTTGTTGCTCTGCCTCACGCAGGCGATTTCTGATGGCGAGGGCACACCCATTAAAGAAATAGAGACGCTGAAGAAATATTTT AACTCGACTAGCTCTGATGTCGGTGAAGGAGGGGATCTGCTCTTTGAGATCTTGAAGAACTGGCAAGAG GATGGTGACACAAAACTCATTGAGAGCCAGATTATCTCCTTCTACTTCAAACTCTTTGAAGCCTTGAAGGACCACGAGACAATCCAGGATAGCATAAACACCATCAAGGCAGATCTGATCTCTAACTTCTTCAACAACAGCGAGGCGAAAGTGAATGACTTCGAGAAGATCGCTAAGATTCCG GTAAATGACCCGCAGGTCCAGCGCAAAGCGGTCAATGAGCTCATCAAAGTGATGCACCGGCTGTCACCAAAATCCAGCCTAAGGAAGCGGAAAAGGAGCCGGTGCTGTTTCGGGGTTGGAAGTCGTCCCAATAAGAACAATCCTGCCAGCGCTGTTTGA